The nucleotide window cacactgtgagtgACAgaggtattgggacagtgacacattttttgttgttttggctctgtactgcagcacttacactaccggtcaaaagttttagaacacctactcattcaagggtttttctttatttttactattttctacattgtagaataattgtgaagccatcaaaacgattaaataccacatatggaatcatgtagtaaccaaaaaatatattttatatttaagattctttaaatagccaccctttgccttgatgacagctttacaaactcttggcattctctcaaccagcttcccctgaaatgcttttccaccagttttgaaggagttcccacatatgctgagcgcttgttggctgcttttccttcactctgtggtccacctcaacccaaaccatctcaatttggttgaggttgggggattgtggatgcaaggtcatctgatgcagcactcaatcactttGCCTTTTGGTAAAATAGcatttacacagcctggaggtgttttgggtcattgtcctgttgaaaaacaaatgatattcccactaagcccaaaccagatggaatggcgtatcgctgcagaatgttgtggtagccatgctggttaagtgtcccttgaaataaatcacagacagtgtcaccagcaaagcacccccacaccataacacctcctcctccatgctttacagtgggaaatacacatgcagagattatccgttcacccacaccacgtctcacaaagacacagcggttggaaccaaaaatctcaaatttggactccagaccaaaggacaaatttccaccggtctaatgtccattgctcgtgtttcatggaccaagcaagtctcttcatcttattggtgtcctttagtagttgtttctttccagcaattcgaccatgaaggcctgattcacgcagtctcatctgaacagttgatgttgagatgtgtctgttacttgaactctgtgaagtatttatttgggctgcaatttctgagactttcaaagttcttgacatttgctgtattgactgaccctcatgtcttaaagaaatgatggactgtcgtttctctttgcttatttgagctgtaattgccataatatggacttggtattataccaaatagggctatcttctgtataccccccccttgtcacaacacaactgatttgctcaaacttattaagaaggaaagaaattccataaattaacttttaacaaggcacacctgttaattgaaatgcattccaggtgattacctcatgaagctggttgagagaatgccaagtgtgcaaaactgtcatcaaggcaaagggtggctatttgaagaatctcaaatataaaatatattttgattcgtttaacacttttttcgttactacatgattccatatgtgttatttcatagttttgatgtcttcccttgtattctacaatgtagaaaatagtaaaaataaagaaaaacccttgaatgagtaggccttcttaaacttttgactggtagtgtatataatgACTATGaggtgcagactgtcagctttaatctgagggtattttcatccatatcaggtgaaccgtttCAGAATTACAGCACTTTCTGTACAATGTCCCtctattttaggggaccaaaagtattgggacaaattcacttatgtgtattaaagtagtcaaaagtttagtatttggtcccatatttctagcacacaatgattacatcaagcttgtggctCTACAAACTTGTTAGATGCATTAGCTATTTGTTacggttgtgtttcagattattttgtgcccaatataaataaataaataatgtattgtgtaattttggagtcacttttagtGTAAATATAAAtagaacatgtttctaaacacttctacattaatgtggatgctaccatggttaCGGATAGTTTTACATttattgtgaataatgatgagtgagaaagttacagttTGTGTTCGTGTGTTTGCATTTGTGTGTTAGTTTTACTCGTTTGCTGATATCGTACACCCCCAGTGCTGCATGGGCTCCTGTGTAGTACAGCGGGGTAACACTGTGGTACTTCTCCTGTCCCGCCGTGTCCCAGATCTCAAAGTGAAATGTGACATCACTCAGACACACCACCTGGGTGAAGTAGGCACCTGTGGGGGACAGAATATACTGTGACACCAGGTAAAAATGAAGACATACAGTAACCTACCCTAACATTCTTCAACTAGATCCCTGAGGTTAAGCACAATGACATACTAACAATGTTACTCAAACTTTAATCCACATCCCCTTATACGAAGTTAGAGTGGCCACTTTGCCAACCttatgaaataaatacattttttgcatAACAACAGAGCAACAAGTGTTCTTGATATACCAGAGACAACTTAGCTTAGTGCTGTGGAATAAGATACTACTATATGAAAAAACAAGCTCCTGAAAAACGCTAAAAGTGCACAGCTGAAATAACATGCCACGGAAGTATATACATATCTTTGGCACTAGAAGCATAATTCTATAATAGCTATGCATATGGTACCAATACACTTGTATCCACCCTAATACTACTAatgacacagtattatatcacaTATATGTGTACTCACAGCCTACGGTGGGTAAAGTGACTTTAAACTCATCCTTGCTGAAACGTAATGCCAGACTGGACTTCCCCACCCCAGAGCTTCCCAACAGCACCATCTTCGCCCGTATTGTCCTGGTGTCTCTTGTTGGAGTTGTTGGCCCAGGGGACCGGGGCCCTGTTGATTCCCTCATCCGAGTTCTCTTCCCCATTGAGAGAGGAGGGACACCCACAGGATAGTCCACGGTTGCCGGTACAGACAAAGCCAGCGGACATAGAATAGAAATATCTGGTGTTGTAGTTTTAGCTTTAGAACTCACAAGTACACAAGACGGTTAAATTAATAATGTGAAACCAGTCAAAACTTGCAGGATTATGAAGGTTAGTCCTCTAATTTATCTTGTTATAGGTGAAGATCAAACCAAAGTCCAACGTTGGATCGCAGACCACAATATAActtactgtaatttccggactattaagcgcacctgaatataagccgcacccactgaattttttaaaatatattattttgaacataaataagccgcacatgtctataaaccgcaggtgcctaccggtacattgaaacaaattaactttacacaggctttgtaacaaaaaaattaaattagcagtaagctttagttgtctttttgcactgagtcaattcctcacgcagctgtttccaacgtcttatcatcgactcattaagaccaagctcccgtgcagcagctctatttccttttccaacagccagatcaatcgccttcaacttgaaagctgcatcatatgcatttctctgtgtctttgccatgatgatggtgacaaaatgactaccgtaatcagaatgatgggaagtttgagagcgctcgatttaatctaaacagtaaacaaaaaagttgtttgaccttaacccgttcggcaatttcattggtctaatgaaagcttcatgccgccaaaaaactgagcacgtcacagaatgtgtttttttggaagaaagaaaattgaaagcgggaaaaatccatatattagccgcgtcattgtttaagccgcgaggttcaaagctgggaaaaagttgcggcttatagtccggaatttactgTACTCGTACACACCTCACACCAGCTAGGCTGTAAAAGGGTAAAGCTAATAAAAATTCTGCTATCTGAAGAAACGGTAAATAAGAGGTCAAGATAAAGACAATACAAGTGCAAAAACAAGACTCATTTtcccagagacagagagcagctaCAATAGCAGTGCTGCAATTCTGATAAATATGGGATATGGCCATTTTTTTACTTTGCTTTTTTACTTTGGTTTCTGGATAGGACACCAAAATAAAGGAATTGAAACTGAATCATGCTTTTCAAAATACCCACAGTCACGTGGGATGGTGGACTGGTGTTGAAAGGCATCATACACATATAGCTTGacaattacatttatttcaataagaaatacaaaaaacaactgaGTCATTTCACTGGCTACTACTTTATTGTTGATTATAATAAAACAACTTTAACACAACCATCATACATGTGTATGTCCTGCAGGAATGCATGGCCTGATTTTTTATGTGGTTTGTTATGAAAGATGTATGTAAAACCTAATAATGTCTTGGCCTGAAGGACAATGTTTGGTATGCTGACCACACCGCCTGCGTCTGGTgcgtgagcgttgcaaaataactgtacacatgcatgttattcaatctgcacccacactgctcgcgcacgTCAACGAACGTCTTGTAGCCAGGTGCtaaacttggttctatttgtgatgcttgatgcgctgcaagtcccgcctttcccatctcctcattggtttttaggagcatatacccacgtgggtgattgaaaaatGAACTAAGGTCCACACTCCAGTaaagttggtggtggtaatgcaccttaaatacagttgccaactgccatataaagtccaaagaagaagaatactgaaggaggagagattactagaaactaaatTGTGATTAGTTCCAGGTGCTGCAGGTTAGTGAGGGGCGGGGGGTTGTGAATAAATGCCTGGTGTTTCCCTGTGTCCAGCAGATGGTCGAGTTGGGGTCCTTGCTGGGTGGACGGATAGTCTATGGATCGGTCAAGATGGCGAATGGCGAGAAGGGCCGTGTGAGAGTCTTGGAGGTcgggcttccctgtggctcagttggtagagtatggtgtttgcaatgccagcatggtgtgtgcaacgccagggttgtgggttcgattcccacggggggccagtacaaaaatgcatgaaatgtatgcaatcactactgtaagtcgctctggataagagtgtctgctaaatgactaaaatggaaatggTGGGGAGTAGTGTGGACGAAATGGAGGAAATTGAGAAAAAGTTGGTGAAGCAACAGCTGTGCTGGAATGAGAACAATATAGGTGTCAGTTCTGATGGTATGGAGGATGAGGGTCAAGGACCAGAATTGCCAATAATGGAAAGAcataggaagaagagagatcatgatacagAAAGCAGTGGAGCGTCTAGTAAAGAAAGCATGAAGAGGGTCTAGGAAGCAAGAGTAATTATGTGTTGGAGTGgatagtggtgatagtgtttGAGACCACAGGGCCTCACCTACACCCTATCTGACTAACTAATGCCGTAGAGAAAGAGGTAAGTGAAATTAGCTTGGTTCATCAGAAATAGTAGATTGTTAAAATTGTGTGGTAGCCAGGCTCAGCAAGAGAAGATTCTGAAAAAGGAAAAGCTTAATGGGAAGAAGATTAAAAGCTGTGTCCCTGGTATTTATGCTAGATTGAAGAGAATGATCACTGGGGTCCCAATATATGTGTCCATGGGTGATATTAAAGAAAATGTAAAGGGAGGCAAAGTGATTGAGGCCAAA belongs to Salmo trutta chromosome 20, fSalTru1.1, whole genome shotgun sequence and includes:
- the LOC115155372 gene encoding ras-related protein Rab-17-like, whose translation is MGKRTRMRESTGPRSPGPTTPTRDTRTIRAKMVLLGSSGVGKSSLALRFSKDEFKVTLPTVGCAYFTQVVCLSDVTFHFEIWDTAGQEKYHSVTPLYYTGAHAALGVYDISKRESFIRAQMWLRELEKHYIPASTVMVLVGNKGDLSELCQEGHSLAVDRGVLFMETSAKSGNQVSELMLAIGK